The following coding sequences are from one Bufo bufo chromosome 2, aBufBuf1.1, whole genome shotgun sequence window:
- the LOC120991974 gene encoding activin receptor type-1-like: protein MVDGGVIISIVIMVAFSSSSMEDEEVKGNSVQYECMCEGISCGSRDRCYGQQCFASLSMNDGLLVSQKGCFQVYEQSIMTCKTPPSADQAVDCCQGDLCNMNITANLQSKSGTVETLNSSVETVAIFILAPVVVLIVLSVVALLVFRKIQQRHMERLSTRDAEYGTVDGLIASKVGDSTLADLLDHTCTSGSGSGLPFLVHRTVARQITLAECVGKGRYGEVWRGHWQGESVAVKIFSSRDEKSWFRETELYNTVLLRHENILGFIASDMTSRNSSTQLWLITHYHEMGSLYDYLHVTTLDTVTCLSIVLSIASGLAHLHVEIFGTQGKPAIAHRDLKSKNILVKKNGQCCIADLGLAVIHSQSTNQLDVGNNPYVGTKRYMAPEVLDETIQVDFFDSYKRVDIYAFGLVLWEVARRTVSNGIVADYKPPFYDVVPNDPSFEDMKKVVCVDQQRPNIPNRWFSDSTLTSLAKLMKECWYHNPSARLPALRIKKTLTKIDNSLDKLKSDC, encoded by the coding sequence ATGGTGGATGGTGGTGTAATTATTTCCATAGTCATAATGGTCGCCTTTTCATCTTCTAGCATGGAAGACGAGGAGGTTAAAGGGAATTCCGTCCAATATGAATGTATGTGCGAGGGGATTTCCTGCGGCAGCAGAGACCGCTGTTACGGACAGCAATGCTTTGCCTCCCTCAGTATGAACGATGGTCTCTTGGTTTCTCAGAAAGGCTGCTTCCAAGTCTACGAGCAAAGCATAATGACCTGCAAGACCCCTCCTTCTGCTGACCAGGCCGTGGACTGCTGTCAGGGCGACCTCTGCAACATGAACATTACAGCGAACTTACAAAGTAAGTCAGGCACCGTCGAGACGTTAAATTCCAGCGTGGAAACCGTGGCAATATTTATCCTGGCTCCAGTAGTCGTACTAATAGTGCTTTCAGTTGTGGCCCTCCTGGTCTTCCGGAAAATTCAACAACGGCACATGGAGCGGTTGAGTACACGAGATGCGGAGTATGGGACTGTAGACGGGCTGATCGCGTCCAAAGTGGGGGACAGCACCCTTGCGGATCTGCTGGATCACACGTGCACATCTGGCAGTGGGTCTGGGCTTCCCTTCCTGGTGCACAGAACAGTCGCCCGCCAGATCACCCTTGCAGAATGTGTTGGTAAGGGTCGGTACGGAGAAGTATGGCGCGGCCACTGGCAAGGGGAAAGCGTCGCCGTAAAGATCTTTTCATCCCGAGATGAGAAGTCGTGGTTCAGAGAGACTGAATTATACAACACGGTGCTGTTAAGACATGAAAACATCCTAGGTTTCATTGCCTCCGATATGACTTCAAGAAACTCCAGCACACAGTTGTGGCTTATTACGCACTACCATGAAATGGGATCCCTCTACGATTACTTACATGTAACCACATTAGACACGGTGACCTGTCTCAGTATTGTCCTTTCCATAGCCAGCGGACTAGCACATTTACATGTGGAGATTTTTGGTACGCAGGGGAAACCTGCTATTGCTCATCGGGATTTAAAGAGCAAGAACATTCTAGTTAAGAAGAACGGACAGTGCTGCATTGCTGATCTAGGATTGGCCGTGATTCACTCACAATCAACCAATCAGCTCGATGTTGGGAATAACCCCTATGTAGGAACCAAGAGGTACATGGCTCCCGAAGTCCTCGATGAGACGATCCAAGTGGATTTTTTTGACTCTTACAAAAGAGTTGATATTTATGCTTTTGGCCTGGTCCTCTGGGAGGTCGCCAGACGCACGGTTAGCAACGGTATTGTTGCAGATTACAAACCTCCCTTTTATGACGTTGTTCCTAATGATCCTAGTTTTGAAGATATGAAGAAAGTTGTCTGTGTGGATCAACAAAGACCAAACATTCCTAATAGATGGTTTTCAGACTCAACGCTAACATCTCTGGCTAAATTGATGAAGGAATGCTGGTATCACAACCCATCGGCAAGACTCCCAGCCTTGCGCATCAAAAAGACTTTAACCAAAATTGACAATTCCTTAGATAAACTGAAATCGGACTGCTGA